The nucleotide sequence TCAGCGCGACAACAGCCATCAAGTAATAAAAATTTATCGTTGTATTCGGCTAAATAAATATTCTGAATATAACCTTTTAAGCTATGTAATTTGAGCATAAAAAATACTAAGGTAATTATGTGATCTTTAAGCTACCTTGTTCTTGCCGAAAGCTCAACAGATTAGACCAGTTATTAATATTTAAGCTTGATGAATTATGAGTTGTATAAAATATGTTTAAGTTGTTGGAGGCTGGACTAATAGAGTGAGAGTTAAAGCTTGAAGGTTAAGAAATAAATTATAAAAGAGAGCATTAAGACTCTTGATAGTCGATATATAATTTAATTTATGGTGTTTAAAAATACCAAGCCATACAATAGTTTTCACCAATGTATTGATATCTGGATCTTACGTGGAAATTTGGATTTATTTCACCTTACTTGCCGCTTTGATGCAAGCCATTCGTACCGCTGGGCAAAAGCAGTTAACGCAACATTTAAATGCTATGGCAACTACAGGCGTTCGCTACATTTATGCTCTGCCATTTGCATGGCTATATTTATGGTGGATGTTAGATTACCGCCAGCTGTCGATGCCAGTTCTTAATACTACATTTATACAATACGCAATGATTGCCTGTGTAATGCAAATTATTGGTACCGTATGTTTAGTGGCTGCGTTTAAATATCGAAATTTTGCAGTGGCGACCAGCTTAGCTAAAACAGAAGCGATTCAAGTGGCTGTATTAGGCGCTTTGCTTTTTTCAGCAAGTTTGACTGCCTTAGGCTGGATTTCAGTCGTTATTGGTGTCGTCGGTGTGTTGCTAGTTTCTAAAGTTAAGTTTACTTATAAAGATGTTTTTCAAAACCCAGGCGCCGGTTTTGGTTTAGCTGCTGGCTTAGGTTTAGCGGTAACGACATTGCTTATTCGTCAGTCGAGCTTAGCACTTAACACTGATTTATTATTGAGTGCTGCAGTTACGTTAACTTTTATGATCACTGTGCAAACATTATTTTCTGCTGTCTATGTCTATTTACAAGATAAACAGCAAATACAAGTTATGTTGAGACAATGGCGTTTATGCCTGTTTGTTGGTGTTACAAGTGTTTTAGGCTCAATTGGCTGGTTTACTGCGGCAAGTTTTCAAAACGCAGCTTATGTTAAAGCATTAGGCCAGGTAGAGTTTTTTATTACTTTGTTTATCACTTATCGTATTTTCAAAGAGAAAATATCAGCTGTCGAATATGTAGGAATGGCGCTGATCGTTGCCAGTGTCGTAATTTTGTTAGTGTGGGCTTGATAACGTTATAGATAAACTACATTTCTTTCTATGCTATATGAAGTTGTAAGCGCACACCTTAATTGGTGCGCGAGCGTTAGCACTAAACGTTAATCACAGTAAGAACAGAAATACCTCCCCATGCTTTATTCGTCTGGTGCTTCTAATGTAAATACTAAATGTTTGCGCATATTTTTTAAAATAACGCCTTTTTTAAGCATTGCTCCACTCAAGCGTTTTTGCCATTTTAATAAATCTGGTTTTGCAGTCTCTAAAGCTTGCTCGTTTTCGAACTGAAAGCACAGCAGTAGTGAACTTGGAAATAAGTGATATTCAACGTCAAACCAGCATTGCAGCATACCAGAAAGTTCAGCGCGGCCTTGTTCTTCTAGTTTGTTGGCAATATTAAGTACAAGTGCTTGTTGCTTTATTTGCACAGCGGAGAGTTTCTTCATTATTAAAATCCAAGTTAGCGGCTAAAAATACAGCCGGAATAGGGGTATTATACGCAAGCTTATAGGCAGGCAACAACATTGAAAGGGAGTTAATGTTTAACATGGTGCTTCAGGAATTAGCTGCCTATTTATCTTTTGCAGATGGAGCACATAAAACAATCTACTAAGATGAAAAACCGCGGGCTATTGATCTCACTCCATTTTGCTTATCATTGCTAGTCAGTTAATTCGGCTACAGATATCTTATATTGCACAATTCGCCGGTTTAGGTTTAACACTAACCACTGATAAAAATGCGGCGTTCGAGTTACGACCTCATGCAGAACTTGCACTAGGCCTCAATTGTCTGTGGTAGGTGTATCAGTATTTTGCTAAACTCCAAAAAAATATATTCGCCATTTTATGGTGAGTAACCCAATACAGTATGGAAATAAAATGAAAATTACCGATAAAACCGTTGTTCAGTTTCACTACACACTTAAAGATGAAGCAGGCGTTGAGATTGAAAACTCACATGCTGGCGATCCTCTAGCTTACCTACATGGTTACAAAAACATGTTAGTTGGCGTAGAAAACGCTTTAACAGGTAAAGAAACTGGTGATAAATTTTCAGTAACTTTACAACCTGCTGACGCTTATGGCGAACGCCAAGAAGATGCGATTCAACGTGTACCAGTTAAACACATGCAAGGTTTACCTACGCCTAGTGCTAAATGGAAAGCAGGCATGACTGCTGTTGTTAATACTGATGGCGGCCAACGTCAAGTTACTGTGCTTAAAGCCGGTAAATTCATGGTGACTGTTGATATTAACCCACCGTTAGCGGGCAAAGTATTGACCTTTGATTTAGAAGTTGCAGATGTACGTGAAGCTACAGCTGAAGAAATTGAACATGGTCATGCTCATGGCGCAGGTGGTCATCACCACTAAACGAAATGTTTTTTTCGTTTATGATCAAAACCAGCCAAGTGCTGGTTTTTTTATGCTTAAACCTTTCTCCAATATTATGTTTTTAAAGTCATACCAACTGTAATAAGTTATCGATCAATTTTAAGCGAGGGTAAATTTTCAAGAATAAGGCGCTTGATTGATTCTTACATGGATGTAAGTCATTAGCGCAATGCAGGAGCATATTGCCGAGTAATAGCTAGCTATTGTGATTGAAAGCAACGCAGTTATTGGAGATTTAAACCGGCTTAAAATGATCGATTGTTTATTTCAATTGGTATCACCCGCACGGTTATTTAACTGAATAAACTTTCTATTTATCGCATTCTCTTGTCGAAGCTTTTATCTTGCTGCTATGGTAAGAACAATTAAACCCTAAAAATAACAAGAAGGCTTAATCTCATGTATCCATGCAAATCATCGGTGACAACCATAGCGTTGTTGGTCAGCTGTGCATTATCTCAATCAGCACTAGCCGATACTTCAGTTATTCATGCTGGCGAATTATTAGTTATTGCCGGTAAAGTACCGCTTAAAAAGCAAACATTAGTGATCACGGATGGTAAAATTTCTGCGTTGGAGGCAGGTTTTATTGCGCCAAGTAGCTTTGCAAAAGATGCGAAGTTAGTTGATTTATCATCAAGTTTTGTTATGTCTGGCTTAATGGATATGCATGTACACTTACAAGGTGAGCTTGGTCCTAATAACGATAGTGATACGGTTAATTTGTCAGATGCTGATGTGTTAATGAAAAGTGCTTATTTCGCTAACAAAACCTTAATGGCTGGTTTTACTACCGTGCGCGATTTAGGCAGTAGCGCTGAGCAAATGTTTGCATTGCGCGATGGTGTTAAACGCGGTTGGATCACAGGTCCAACGATTATAGCGTCAGGTAGCAGTGTTGCCGTTACGGGCGGGCATGGTGATGTTGATGGCATGGCGCCAGATTTAATGGATCTGCATACCGCAAAAACAGTTTGTGATGGGCCTTATGATTGTCGACGTGCAACACGTCACGCGATTAAATATGGTGCTGATGTGATTAAAATCACGTCGACCGGCGGCGTGTTATCCGACACTAATACTGGTACAGGTCAGCAAATGGCTGATGATGAAATAAAAGAAGTTATTGATACTGCTCATGCACTTGGTCGAAAAGTAGCGAGTCATGCACATGCTGCTGCAGGTATTAATGCCGCATTGCGCGCTGGTGTCGATAGCATCGAACATGGTAGTTATGCTAATGCAGAAAGTATTAAGTTATTCAAAAAATATGGCGCTTACCTTGTACCAACATTGATGGCGGGCGATACCGTGGTCACCATGGCAAAAACGACCAATTTTATGTCACCAGCGATTCGCGCTAAAGCGATACGTGTCGGCGGAGATATGACTGAAAACTTTAAACGTTCATACAAAGCGGGCGTAAAAATAGCCTATGGCACAGACAGTGGTGTTTCCAAGCATGGCTACAATGCTAGAGAAGCACAATTAATGTTTGCTGCGGGCATGACCGCACAAGATATACTTGTTTCAGCAACTATTAATGGCGCTGATTTAATTGATAAAACTGACTCGTTAGGCACGTTAGAAATAGGTAAGGTGGCGGATGTTATTGCCATGCATGCGAGCCCATTAAATGATATTAACGAGCTGATGGATGTTGATTTTGTCATGAAGTCCGGGAAAATAGTTAAACAGAAGTAGCGTTAATCAGCAACAGTGTTCATCAAAAACAAGTGAGTGAACAAAGGCGATCATTTAATGGTCTTTGTTCACTCTGTTATTTGACTATTTCCTTTTCAGTACCCCGGTAGTGAGCGCAACGCCAAACAATATCACCGCGCCACCAATTATCATCATTAGACTAATACTCTCATCCAAAAATAATGCTCCCCACAATATGCCAAAAGCAGGAATTAAATAGGTTACCGATATCGCTTTTGCAGGACCTAGCGCAGCAATAAGACGAAAGAATAAAATATACGCGACGCCTGTGCAGATAACACCAATCAATAACACCGACCAAATTGCGCTTGAGCTTGGCATTGTGTCAGGAATAAAGCCTAGGCTTATGGGGATCAACAGGACGGTTGCAGAAATTTGACTGCCAGCAGCCAAAGCGAGCGGTTTTATTGTGCTTAAATACTTCTTTGTATAATTTGCTGAAATGCCGTAGCAAAGTGCTGCTAACATCGCCGCTAAGGTCGGCAGTAATGTTGGCATTAGTGTTGGCAATAACGTAGGCACTAACGCATTAGTTTGTACTTGTTGTGTACGTGTAAAAGCACTGAATTGTAAGTTTTCAAATACCAGTAAATATACCCCTAAAAAGCCGAACAATAAGCCTAATGTTGCACTCAGTGATAATTTATCTTTTAACCAGATAAGCGCTACAATGGCACCAAACATAGGTGTTGTGGCATTTAGTACTGATGTTGTGCCCGCGGTTAGGGTTAATGTGGCATAGCCGAATAGGCTAAATGGAATGGCAGTGTTTAAAGCTCCCACCACGAAAACATGTCGCCAATGACCCTTTAGTGCTTTGGTTTCTTTATATAAAATTAAGCACACTAGTAAGAATATCGCCGCTATACCTGCACGTAATGTGGTAAACAATATTGGTCCAAATTCTGGCGAACCAATGCGCATAAACATAAACGATGCGCCCCAAATAGCGGCTAATAAGAGTAATTCAATCGTCGATTTATTGTCTTTAGTGTTTAATGCGTTCACCGCTATCCTTGTCGATATTAGTTTCATTCAGTGGCTGATAGTTTTACACAGAATATTAATGGCTAGTCGCGATAATCGGACGGCTCATGTGAATTTATTCTGCATCAGTAACTTTGCTGATAGCGATAACATCAAGTGTTGTTAAAGAGCTCATTTGCCATTGAATATTTAGATCATACAAAGTCATACCATAGATTTTATCATCAACATTTTTTTGTTTGTAAGCCGGACGAGGATCTTGAGTTAACACTTGTTCGATGAGACTTTTTAATTTTGGATACTGTTCGTTATAGC is from Colwellia sp. Arc7-635 and encodes:
- a CDS encoding DMT family transporter, with amino-acid sequence MEIWIYFTLLAALMQAIRTAGQKQLTQHLNAMATTGVRYIYALPFAWLYLWWMLDYRQLSMPVLNTTFIQYAMIACVMQIIGTVCLVAAFKYRNFAVATSLAKTEAIQVAVLGALLFSASLTALGWISVVIGVVGVLLVSKVKFTYKDVFQNPGAGFGLAAGLGLAVTTLLIRQSSLALNTDLLLSAAVTLTFMITVQTLFSAVYVYLQDKQQIQVMLRQWRLCLFVGVTSVLGSIGWFTAASFQNAAYVKALGQVEFFITLFITYRIFKEKISAVEYVGMALIVASVVILLVWA
- a CDS encoding peptidylprolyl isomerase, which encodes MKITDKTVVQFHYTLKDEAGVEIENSHAGDPLAYLHGYKNMLVGVENALTGKETGDKFSVTLQPADAYGERQEDAIQRVPVKHMQGLPTPSAKWKAGMTAVVNTDGGQRQVTVLKAGKFMVTVDINPPLAGKVLTFDLEVADVREATAEEIEHGHAHGAGGHHH
- a CDS encoding amidohydrolase family protein, which produces MYPCKSSVTTIALLVSCALSQSALADTSVIHAGELLVIAGKVPLKKQTLVITDGKISALEAGFIAPSSFAKDAKLVDLSSSFVMSGLMDMHVHLQGELGPNNDSDTVNLSDADVLMKSAYFANKTLMAGFTTVRDLGSSAEQMFALRDGVKRGWITGPTIIASGSSVAVTGGHGDVDGMAPDLMDLHTAKTVCDGPYDCRRATRHAIKYGADVIKITSTGGVLSDTNTGTGQQMADDEIKEVIDTAHALGRKVASHAHAAAGINAALRAGVDSIEHGSYANAESIKLFKKYGAYLVPTLMAGDTVVTMAKTTNFMSPAIRAKAIRVGGDMTENFKRSYKAGVKIAYGTDSGVSKHGYNAREAQLMFAAGMTAQDILVSATINGADLIDKTDSLGTLEIGKVADVIAMHASPLNDINELMDVDFVMKSGKIVKQK
- a CDS encoding DMT family transporter; its protein translation is MNALNTKDNKSTIELLLLAAIWGASFMFMRIGSPEFGPILFTTLRAGIAAIFLLVCLILYKETKALKGHWRHVFVVGALNTAIPFSLFGYATLTLTAGTTSVLNATTPMFGAIVALIWLKDKLSLSATLGLLFGFLGVYLLVFENLQFSAFTRTQQVQTNALVPTLLPTLMPTLLPTLAAMLAALCYGISANYTKKYLSTIKPLALAAGSQISATVLLIPISLGFIPDTMPSSSAIWSVLLIGVICTGVAYILFFRLIAALGPAKAISVTYLIPAFGILWGALFLDESISLMMIIGGAVILFGVALTTGVLKRK